In Sphingobacterium sp. SRCM116780, the genomic stretch ATAAACACCCCAAACCTGAACCTGAGCAATCTGCATAAAATAGCTACCTCTCCAATTTCGAAGATTTCTAATCCGTAAATATTTGTATTTAGGTGCATCTTCTGGAAGATCAAAGGACCAGCCTGCAATACCATAAACTTCATCCGCATTGGTATTGGTTCCAGGAGGTGTCCCAGAAGGTTTTCGGACAGTACAAGTAGTCAACTTGGTCCAAGAATCCCAAGAACCATCTAGATTTGGATTATTACTTGCCCAAACTTCAAAATCTCGCAGATTCCCTTTATCATAGAAACCATCCTCTCTTCTCGGAAAGACCACGATTCGGCTTAGTTTAGCTTCTTTTCCAATAGAGAAAGTTAAAGACTGAGGGGCTCCAGCACTTTCAACGGTATAAAGAGCGGGCCATCTTGAAGGATTCATATTACCATCCCACATCATTTCCGAGGTCGTTCCATACATATATTGTGCATCGCCAGGTAAATGTAATGCAGAGAATAATTGTCTGTCAAACAGATTTTCTTCGAGTGGTACAAGAGAAGTATAAAGTGTATCCGATTTATTTAACCAACGATCCCGAACATAAAATGCAAATTTCATTTCTTTGGATTTTAAACCACGAATGTTGTATTGTATAAGCGAATCTTGACTATAGTAATTATCTAAGGGCAAGTACTCTCCATTATTTAAGGAATCTACTAGTGGAACAATGACAATATTACCTTTTTCCTTATTAATTGAAGTAATACGAACTCCTCCAAAAGTTGGTGAAACCTTCATTTGCTCGAAGACAAGATCAAAGATGGGAGTTTTTGGTTCAACCGTTACATCGACAGGATCTGAAGCTACTTCTGCTTTACTAACGGCATAAAGTTGCACCACATGCTTTTGGGTATCAGGAAATCCATCAATCAGGATTTCATTTTTATATTGGGAGGATTTGACCACACGTGTCTCACCATTGTCCATGACATATGTTGCTTTGACATATAGCACATTCTGGTTTTCTGGCAAATTATAATGGATAATCGCCTGTCCAAATCCATTTGTCACGGAAGTATTTTGAACAAGTCCAGGCTTAGCTTGATCATCCTCCAACAAATTCCATCCTTTTTCCTCTTTACAGCTACCCATTAAAATTAGCAAGGTTATTAGGAACGATATGTTTTTGAAATATTTTAGATTTTTCATGATTTCTAAAGGTTTAATCCAACAGTTTACCAACCTGGATTTTGTACTAAATTTGGATTAACTAACAAATTATTTTCTCGGATTGGCCAAAAATAATCGCGAGGTGCTACAAATCGTTGTTGAAAAAAGGTAAGCTCTTTGTAAAACAACTCCGGATGGTCTTTATCTTGATTTCTATCCCAACCCGTGATATTTTTGTTCAGTTCTTGAGCAGCCAATTTCCATCTTTTTAAATCCCAAAAACGCGATCCTTCAAAGCTCATTTCGATATTTCTTTCACGCTGTATAATTGTGCGTAACCCTTCTTTTGTATTTGGTTTATTGCTATTAAAAGCATATTTAACCCAAGACTCTTTGACTCCCTCTAATCCAGCTCTCGTTCTAATCTTGTCCAAATAAAGGAATACATCAGCTGTTGGTCCTTGACTTTCATTCAATGCTTCTGCATACATCAAATACAAATCTGCTAACCGTAGCATAGGCCATGGATATTCTTCGATATGCGAGCTATTTCCATCTTTAAAAGCAAATTTCCAATTGACCAATTTTTTCGGGTAATAAGTGGTAATAGGTATAGAAAGTCCGCTTCCAAAAAGTCCCAAACGAAGTTGAGTTGTCCAGGTATTTTCATCGCTGCGACTAGGGCTATTTTCCATAAACCAGATACCTCCATCAAATCCGACATTCGCATAAAACCGATTTTCCCGATCAAAGTGTAGCCGTGCAGTTTGATAATTTTCAATATTGTTGAATCGTTCTGCATGAGTTCCTGTACGCAGTTGATTTTTATTACTAAAATCCAAGGTTTTATCCTCTTCTATTGGGACACCATTTTTAGTGTAAAATTGTTCAATGATTTTTATCGATGGAGCCAGCGTTCCGTGAACACTATTGTTACCAGAATTATTCGGATCAATATGTGCCATAGCAGAATACTGCATCTGCCAAGCACGAGAAGTTGGATTGGCCCAAATAATCTCTTTGTTCCATTTTTCAGTAACAGCATTCCGAATACTCATTTGAATCATCGTGGTATCTGATAAAGGAAATACTGTCCCTGGAAATTGATACAAACCCATACCTAAATTCTCACAAGCTACAATTGCCTCTTTTGCCGCTTGAGCAGCTTTTTGCCATTTTTCAGTTTGAAAACTTTGATTGAAAAATAAAGTTCCGTCCACATTTTTGAAGGTAGCATAGTCTTTGTTACCATTAAACAATGGGCTAGCCGCATATAAGAGTACTTTGGCTTTGATTCCCATAGCAATTGGCTTGGTAATACGGCCCAAATCTGTAACAGGTGATTGAACGGTATTAGGAAGCTTAACGATCGCTTCATCCAACACCTTGACGATATAATCTACGATTTCGTCTATTGGCTGACGTTTTACTTTTGCATCTTCAATAGAGGTATTGACCAGCAAATTGACATCCATCGTAGGAATTGGTCCATAGTGTCGCATCAACATAAAATGGTAGTAAGCTTTTAGGAACAAAACCTCTCCTTCCCAAGTGGTCCGTTCATCCTGCGTCATATCGCGTACCTTCTCTGGATTGCGAATATTTTCCAAAAAGATATTACAGTCACGGATACCATTAAACATATAACCATCCCAATAATTAACATAAGGATTTGTGACATTCTGATTACCACGGGCAATATTCCAGTTTGTCCCATCTATACTGAGTGTTGGGTAATCCAACCAAAATTCATCTCCAGCCAAATAAGCGGGATTTCTAGTCGGATCACCATCTTGAGGTAGATAAGAATAGCAAGTAGCCAAATACTTAATCGCCTCACTGCGCATCGTAAAGGCATTATCGATTGTTGCGACATTGTCAGGTACGACATCTAAATAATTGCAGGATTGAAAAGACAATAAACCTGATACAACTATTAATTTAAATACAGTTAACTTTTTCATGATAAATTGCTTTTTTAAAATCCAACATTTATACCCACATTATAAACCGCTTGCACAGGATAACCCAGACCTTCTCCCCCCATTTCTGGATCCCACATTTTAAACTTGCTCCACACAGCTAAATTTAATGCATTCATATAAAAGCGGACATTAGACATTTTAAATCT encodes the following:
- a CDS encoding DUF5000 domain-containing lipoprotein; amino-acid sequence: MKNLKYFKNISFLITLLILMGSCKEEKGWNLLEDDQAKPGLVQNTSVTNGFGQAIIHYNLPENQNVLYVKATYVMDNGETRVVKSSQYKNEILIDGFPDTQKHVVQLYAVSKAEVASDPVDVTVEPKTPIFDLVFEQMKVSPTFGGVRITSINKEKGNIVIVPLVDSLNNGEYLPLDNYYSQDSLIQYNIRGLKSKEMKFAFYVRDRWLNKSDTLYTSLVPLEENLFDRQLFSALHLPGDAQYMYGTTSEMMWDGNMNPSRWPALYTVESAGAPQSLTFSIGKEAKLSRIVVFPRREDGFYDKGNLRDFEVWASNNPNLDGSWDSWTKLTTCTVRKPSGTPPGTNTNADEVYGIAGWSFDLPEDAPKYKYLRIRNLRNWRGSYFMQIAQVQVWGVY
- a CDS encoding RagB/SusD family nutrient uptake outer membrane protein → MKKLTVFKLIVVSGLLSFQSCNYLDVVPDNVATIDNAFTMRSEAIKYLATCYSYLPQDGDPTRNPAYLAGDEFWLDYPTLSIDGTNWNIARGNQNVTNPYVNYWDGYMFNGIRDCNIFLENIRNPEKVRDMTQDERTTWEGEVLFLKAYYHFMLMRHYGPIPTMDVNLLVNTSIEDAKVKRQPIDEIVDYIVKVLDEAIVKLPNTVQSPVTDLGRITKPIAMGIKAKVLLYAASPLFNGNKDYATFKNVDGTLFFNQSFQTEKWQKAAQAAKEAIVACENLGMGLYQFPGTVFPLSDTTMIQMSIRNAVTEKWNKEIIWANPTSRAWQMQYSAMAHIDPNNSGNNSVHGTLAPSIKIIEQFYTKNGVPIEEDKTLDFSNKNQLRTGTHAERFNNIENYQTARLHFDRENRFYANVGFDGGIWFMENSPSRSDENTWTTQLRLGLFGSGLSIPITTYYPKKLVNWKFAFKDGNSSHIEEYPWPMLRLADLYLMYAEALNESQGPTADVFLYLDKIRTRAGLEGVKESWVKYAFNSNKPNTKEGLRTIIQRERNIEMSFEGSRFWDLKRWKLAAQELNKNITGWDRNQDKDHPELFYKELTFFQQRFVAPRDYFWPIRENNLLVNPNLVQNPGW